DNA sequence from the Candidatus Methanomethylicota archaeon genome:
AAATAATCAAAAGCTTCTCCTCTTCCATGAGCTATTAATCCTGCTTTTGCTACTATTCCTTTTTCTTCACCTTCTATAATCTTCATTCTTTCTTTTAATGATTTTGCTCTTGGATGATTTTCTGGTATTCTTAATTTCATTCCCATTAAAATGCACCTCTATTAGAAATTCTTGAAATTATTAACATAATCCCATTTTTTTCAATAATAGTCCAATTATTATTTAATTGAAAATCTTCTTCATGAATAATACCATAAACTATTCCTTTTTTAAATGAAAAATATTTAATACCTAAATTTTCATAAATTTTCATAATTTTTATTAAATCTTCATCAATTAATCCAATATTTTTCCAAAAAATATTAGAAATATTAACAAAATTCTCTATTATTGGATTTTTTAAAAATTCTTTAAAGCATTCTTCACCAATTTCATTAATTCTTGGATTTTTTAAAATTTCACTAGTATTAATTTTTTTAACTGGAGTAGTGATAACGAGCCATTCTTTTGGATAAGGAAGATTTTTAACTTCTCCAATATTTGGAGCTCCTGGCTTAGTTCTAATTACAAATCCTCCTACTGTTTGAGCTAGTATATCTCCAAGTCCAGTTTTTCTTTCAACTTCTATTATATGTGCAATTTTTCCAACTTCATCTTTTTTAAGAGGTTCTCCTAATGCTTTATTAATTGCTAAAGTTAATCCAAATAAAGAAGCTCCACTCATTCCATAACCATATCCAATTGGTAGTGGAGAATATTGCTTAGCTATTATTGAAATATTTTCATTAATTCCTATTTTATTTAATATAGTATTTAAGATTTCAGAATCAATTTCAATATCATTAAAAAATAATTTTTTCTCTTTTCCTTCTTTTATTTTAACAAATGTTTTTAATCCAGCACTTAAACATATGCCTACTCCTGTTGAACCAGTTAATATTGGATTATCAGAAATATGTATTTTAAAAAAACCAGTTATATGAGAAGGTACGTATGATTCTGCTTCATTCATAATGAACCCCTCACATAAATATCTAAAATTTTACTTGCAATGTCTCGCTTTGATGAAAGTGGTAAATGAATTATTGAACCAAATTTATCAATAACATAAACTTCATTAGTATCAGAGCCAAATCCTGTAATTGGTGTAGATAAATCATTAGCTACAATTAAGTCTATTCCATATTCAATTAATTTTTCTTTAGCTTTAGTAATAAGTTCTTCTTTAGTTAAACCATATTCAGCTTTAAATCCAATTATAAAAGAATCTTTTGATTTTTTCTTAGCTAAATCTATTATTTTTGGAAATGGTTTTAATTTAATATTTATAGAAGAATTACTTGAAATTTTTCCTTCATATTTATTTTCTATTGAAAAATCAAGTGGAGCAGCAGCCATTATTATAATATCATATTTTTTCTCTGATAGACATTTATCTACAGCATTAAGCATTTCTTCAGTTGTTTCAATATTTATAATTCTTATTCCTTTAGGTGGAGGAATATTTGTTGGTCCTGATATAAGAGTTACTTGAGCTCCTCTTGAATAAGCTTCTTTTGCAAATGCATAACCCATTTTACCTGAACTTGAATTTGTTATAAATCTTATAGAGTCTATGTAAGATCTCGTAGGTCCAGCAGTTATTAAAACTGATTTTCCCAATAAATCTTTTTTATGAAGTATTGCTATAACTTCTTCAACAATATCTTCAATATTAGGAAATTTAGCTTTATCTTCAATAAATTCAGGTTGAAAAACTTTTATTCCTATAGAATTAAGTTTTTTTAAATTTTCTAATACTATTGGATTATTATACATAGAATCATGCATAGTTGGAATTATTAAAATTGGTATTTTCAATCCTAATGCAGAAAGTACTAGTAAAGTTACTGGAGTATCTCCAATTCCTGCTACTATTTTTCCTATTGTATTTGCACTAGCTGGTGCTATTATAACTAAATCTATATTCTTACTTAATAATACATGTTCAATTTTTCCAGTAATTTCTGTTACTACAGGATTTCCTGTAGCCCATTCAAATAATTTTGGAGAAATAAGTTCTTGAGAAGAATATGACATTACTACAAAAACTTCTGCACCATTTCTCATTAATTCACGTGATAATTCTATTGATTTTATTATACTTACACTTCCACAAGTACATAAAGCAATTCTTTTTCCTTCTAATATTCTACTTTTCTTGAACATTATATCTTTTGATGGATGCACATTTTTTGAATTATAAAACATATTTATGTTTTTTATGTAAGTAAAAATTATAAAATGTATTTTTTAAAAAGTCTACATATTCTATGTAGAAATAAATTAATTAAGTACTAAATAAATTCATAATTAAAGGAGAGTTCTATAATGAAAGAATCACTAAGTAAATTATTATCAATAATAAATAGATTATTACCAATAATTGGAATTTTAATTATTGCATTTATTATAAGTGGAGGAATTTATTTAATAATAATGGGTCCTTCAACTGGAATAATAGTAAAATCAATTACTTCACAAACAATTATGGAATTTTTTGTCTCTTTTTTACTTATATGCTTAGGTGGTATAGGATTTATTTTATTTGAAAGTGCTATGAAAAAAACTTTTGATATAAGTAGTGCAAAAATAAAATTCTTAATAGCTGCTTTAATTTTAATAACTTCTTTAATATTAATGGAAGTTCTTTTATGGTTGAAAATTCATTAATTACCATGGATTTGGCTTAAGTTTTAGTAAATATGCAAAAAAATTTGAAATTAAATGAATTGGAGGAGTTATTAAAATTATAAAAAGTACTTGTTCAATTATAATTTGATGAAATAAAGAAAATAATAATAATGCTCCAAAAACAAAATCAAGTTGATCTAAAAGTGGAAAAGGGTGACCTCTTGGTAATCCAAGTCTTCTTTTTATAAATGCACCAAAAAGATCTCCTAATAATGCTCCTAAAGAAAGAATAAATCCATAAAATATATTATAAACTATAGCTCCAGCTATTGTACCAAAAATTAATCCAGATAAAAACCCTTCAATAGTTTTACCATCTCCAAAAATTCTCTTTCCATCAATAAATAATTTTTTAAAATCTATAGGTCTTTTACCTTTAACTAATACTGGTACAGAATTTGCAATATATATTGGAACAATTATTAATAATGATGAATTAATTATTTCATATATTGTCAATTATACCTTCCTCTTCTATTCTTACTATACAACTTAAATTAGAATATGGTTTTTCTAAATAAATTATTCTTTTATTACCAAGAAGTTTTTCTATTTTTAAAATTTTATCACACCAATATGTTAAAATTTTAGCAGCTATTGGTTGATATTGTAATTTTCCTGGTGGAGAAGTTATATCACTAGTAAGTATAGTAAATAAATTCCTCTTCATTGTTAAGTACTTTATCAAAGCTAATTCTCTATTTAATTTTTTATTTAAAATTATATTTTCATTACTTCTTTCTTTTAAAGCTAAACGATAATATGAAGTTATAGAATCAAAAGCAAAAATTTTAATATCTTCCATTATTAATTCAAGATTATCTATTAATAATTCTTGATCTTGAAAACTCTTAATTGTAGATATTAAAATTCTTTCATTTATCTCCATCCATTTTTCCTTTGCTATTTCTTCAAGTCTTTTTAAAGCTACATATGGCTCAGTAAATATTAATAATGACTTATTTCCATTAATTGCAGCTTTTATAATTGTTTGAAATACTAAAGTTGTTTTTCCACTTCCTCTTTCTCCAAATATTAAACATACTTCACCTGCAGAAAAACCTCCATTAATAATATTATCTAATTCTTTACATCCAGTGCTTAATTTTTTATTATTGAAATACAATATTATCCCCGAGGAAGCCTTGTTAATAGGTATTATTATGGATGATATAAAGACTTCCTATGAAATAGTAAAAGTACTTAAAATGCTAAATATTCCCTTTATTTTTCTTAAAAAGAATGAAAATATACCAAACAATATTTGTGCAATCATATCTTCAGAGAAATTAAATAATAAAAGATTTATTCTTTATGAAGGAAATGCAAAGAAAACAGTATTAAAAGCCATAAGTATTTGTAAAGGAAGAGAAAATTTTGAAGAAGTTATAGTAGGTATAGATCCTGGAAATAAAGTAGGAGTAGTAGTTCTTGCAGATGGTGATTTAATTGAAGCAAAAATTATATTAAATCATAGACTTGAAGAATTTATAAAAAGTATATTAATAGATTATCCTACTAATTCTTTTATATTTAAAATAGGTAAAGGAGAAATTCCTAAAGAAGTTCTATCTATTATTAATAATGATATTAGAGTTAAAGTAGAATTTGTAGAAGAAGTAAAACTTCCTATTCCACCTAAGTATAGAATAAAAGGATTGAAAAAAGATTTAAAATCTGCATTAATCATAGCCTTAAGCAAAAGTTTTAGATAAAGGATTTTTATTAATTAATGGAGGATTGACATTGAGTTTAAGAGAATTTCTAAAAGAAGAAAATGATATAATAATATTTGAAGAAGAATTATCTCCTAAACATGAAATTTCATCAATTATGAGTAAATATGATGGTGGTCCTATATTATTTTTTAAAAAAATTAAAGGAAGTTCCATTCCTATAGTTTCTGGTATATGTGGAAATAGAGAAAGAATCCTCAAAAGTATAAATGCAAATAAGTACAATTATTATGATAAAATAATAAATGCAATTAATAATCCATTAAAACCAAAAGTAGTAAATACAGATTTTGAAATAGAAGAAGATGATATTTCTTCTCTTCCAATACTTACTCATTATGAAAAAGATGCAGGTCCTTATATAACTTCAGGAATTGTTATTGCTAAAAGTAAAAATGGTTTTCAAAATGCTTCTATACATAGATTATTAGTATTAGATAAAAAACATATGGCAATAAGAATTGTTCCTAGACACTTATATGCTATATATCAAGAAGCAAGAGAAAGAGGAGAAGATCTTAAAGTAGCTATTGTAATTGGAGTTCATCCAGCAATTCTAATTGGTGTAAATACTAGTCCAAAATTTGGTGTAGATGAACTTTGGGTTGCAAATAGTTTATTGAAAGGAGAATTAAAATTAACAGAATGTAAGAATTCAGATTTATTAGTTCCAGCAGATGCAGAAATAATAATAGAAGGTGTAATAAAAAAAGATGAATTTGTAGACGAAGGTCCTTTTGTTGATATTACTGGAACATATGATATTATTAGAAAACAACCTGTAATTGAAGTTTCAAAAGTATTAAGAAGAAGAGATTCTATATATCATGCCATACTTCCAGGAGGAAGTGAACATAAATTATTAATGGGAATGCCAAAAGAAGCAAAAATGTATGAAGCTATATCAAAAATAATACCAGAAGTTAAAGGAGTAAGATTAACAATTGGTGGTTGTTGTTGGTTCCATGCTATCATATCTATAAAGAAACAATCTGAAGGAGATGGAAAAAATGCTATAATGGCTGCTTTTGGCTCAAATCCTAGTTTAAAACTTGCAATTGTTGTTGATGAAGATATAGATATTGATAATATTCATGAAGTTGAATGGGCAATTGCTACAAGATTTCAAGCTGATGAAGATTTAATAATTATAAAAAATGCAAGAGGTTCAAGTTTAGATCCATCTTCAGATCAAGAAAAATTAATTACATGTAAAATGGGAATAGATGCTACAATACCTTGGAATAAACCTAGGGAAAAATTTGAAAAAGCTAGGTGTTAAGAATGTATTTAACTAAAGAAGAAGAAAAAATGTTAAATGGAGAATATGGAGAAGCAATAAAAAAAGCCATGGAACTTTTAGTTGGTCTTGGAGAAGTATTTGGAGCAGAAAAAATGATACCTATAGAAAGTGCACAAATTTCAGGTGTATCATATAATAATATTGGAGATGCTGGATTAGAATTTCTTGAAGAATTTGCTAAATTAGGAGCAAAAGTTAGAGTTAAATCTACATTAAATCCTTGTGGAATGGATATTGAAAAATGGAGAGAAATGGGAATAGATGAAAATTATTATGAAAAACAAATGAGAATTATTAGAGCATTTGAAAAAATGAATGTGGAAATAACATGTACATGTACTCCATATTTAGTTGGTAATTTACCAAAAGAAGGTTCTAATATTGCTTGGTCTGAATCTTCTGCTGTAGTCTTTGCTAATTCTGTATTAGGTGCTAAGACTAATAGAGAAGGAGGCCCCTCAGCTTTAGCTTCTGCTATAGTTGGAAGAACTCCTCTATATGGATTACATTTAGATGAAAATAGAATTCCAAATGTAATTGTTAAATTAGAATTTAAGCCAATGACTTCTTATGAATTTAGTTTATTAGGATATACTATTGGAAAAATTATACCATCTGAAATACCCTATTTTATAAATATTGGAGAGCCAGATTTAGATAGATTAAAAATCATGGGAGCAGCTTTAGCAGCATCAGGTGGAATAGCAATTTTTCATTTTAAAAAAAGAATTAAAAAATTAAATAAAATTGAGAAAATTACTATAGATAAAAAAGAATTAAAAAGAATAGAAGAAGAGATTTCATATAATGGAGAGCCAGATTTATTTTGCATAGGTTGTCCTCATTGTAGTCCTAATGAATTAAAAGAATTAGCTAAAGCCATTAAAGGAAAAAAAGTTAAAAAGAATTATGGTTTTTGGATATGGACATCAAAGAAAGTTTATGAAAAATGTTTAAAATATGTAAAAATTTTAGAAAATGCAGGTTGTAAAGTATTTAGAGATACTTGTATGGTAGTTTATCCACTTCAATTATCTGGTTATAATCACATGGCATGTAATTCATTTAAAGCTATTCATTATGTACCTTCTACATCTGGAGTTAAAGCTTCTCCAATGGAACTTCATTTAATGCTAGAGAGGGGAATTGAATAATGGAAATTATATTAAAAGGTAGGGCAATATCAAAGTTTTATGGAGAAGGTTTTGCTTTAGTTTCTAATAAACCAATATCTTTTTTTGGAGGTATTGATAAGAATGGAATAATTAAGGAAAGAAATCATGATTTATATGGCATGGATATAACTGGAAAAATCTTAGTATTTCCAAGAGGAAAAGGAAGTACTGTTGGATCTTATATAATTTATCAACTTAAGAAAAATGGTCATGCTCCAGCTGGAATAATAAATATAGAAACAGAGCCTATAATTGCTATTGGATGTATAATAGCTGAAATTCCTCTTATAGATAAACTTGAAGTCAATCCTATAACTAACATAAAAACAGGAGATTATGTAATAATAGATGGAAAAAATGGATTTGTTAAAATAAGGAGGTAATTATGTGAATAAAGCATGGGGAATGATTAAAGATCCTGTACATGGTTTTGTTCATATATACAAAATTGAAAAAGATGTTATTGATACATTACCTCTTCAAAGATTAAGAAGAATTAAACAATTAGTTTTTGTAGATTTAGTATATCCTGGAGCAAATCATACTAGATTTGAACATTCTATTGGAGTGATGCACTTAGCTGGAATGGTTTGTAAAGCTCTTCCAATAGATATTAATAATGAAGAAATTCAAATGATAAGACTTTCTGCTCTTTTTCATGATTTAGGTCATGGTCCTTTTTCACATACTTTTGAAAGTATATTAATTAAAAAATTAAATAAAACTCATGAAGATTTAACTCCTTGGATTATTAAAGGTACGGAATTGAAAGATATTTTAGAAAGTTATGGATTTTCAGTAGAAGATATTGCTGAATTATCAATTGGAAAATGGAAAAAAGGAAGGAAATTCTTTAATCAAATTATAAGTAGTGCTATAGATGTAGATAAAATGGATTTCTTAGTTAGAGATACTCACCATACTGGTGCAGAATATGGAAAAGTAGATATTCATAGACTCATATATACAATGAATGTAATTGATGATAATTTACTTATTGATAGTTCAGCAATTCCTACACTTGAGGCATTTTTAATAGCAAGACTAGAATCTTTTAAAGCAATATATTTCCATAAAACAGCTAGAGCTGCTCAAATCCTTCTTGTAAAAGCTTTAGAAGCAGCTGATGAAGAATTAGGAATATGTAGTTTTAAATCTCCAGAAGAATATGTAAAAATGGATGATTATAGTATATGGTATTTATTAAAACAATGTAATAAATCAAGTAAAATTATGGAAGCTATTGAAAAAAGACAATTATTAAAATGTTCTTATGAAAGAGAATTAAAAGTAGAAGATAAAACATTAGCTAGTTTAATAAATTTAGAAAGTATTAGAAAAAGATTAGAAGAAGAAATAGCAAATATTGCAGGCATAAGTAATGAAGAAGTATTTATAGATACGCCTACTCTTCCATCAATTCCTTATAAACATGCTCTTGATTTTGATCCTATGGAAATTCCAATTCTTGATATTGAAGAAAATAAAAAAAGAGTATTAAAAGCTACGGAAATTTCTAAAACTATAGAAGTTTTAAGAGGTTTTTTAAATATTGTAAGAGTTTATACCTATCCTCAATATAGAGAAAAAGTAAGAGAAGCTGCAGAAAAAGTTCTTGGAGGAATTCCAAATTCAGCTAGAGTTTCTTATTAAGAGCTTCAATTACTATTTTAAGAATTTCTTCATGAACTTCTAAAATAGATTTTTCAGCATTAACTATTTTATAACCCATTTTATGAGCTCTCTCAAGAAATTTTCTTCTTACTTTATTAAGAAATTCTACATTTTCATATCTATCTTTTATTATTTTTCTTTTAAGTGAGATTTCAGGATTAATATCTAAAATTATTGATAAATCAGGTTTAATTACCCCTCTATTTATTAATAATATCCAATCTTCTTCAAGACCTTGACTAGTTTGATATGCTATAGAAGATTCTAAATATCTATCACTAACTATAATTTTCCCCTCCATTAACCAAGGTTTTATAAATTTTTCTACATGATAAATTCTATCTGCAGCAAAAAGCAAAGCCTCAAGCTCAGGAGATAATAAAGGTTCTTTTATTAATTCTCTAATTATTGGTTCTATTGGCCCTTCTGGATTTGGCTCTTTTGTTTCTATTGCTGAATAACCTAATTCATTAAGCTTATTAACTAACATTTTTACTTGAGTAGATCCTCCAGCTCCATCTATTCCATCTATTGTAATGAAAAATCCTTTCATAATATTGATTAAATTGTAGATGAATATATTTTTAATTGGGATGGAATTTGCAAAGTATTTTACCAAATTTTATTAATAAAAAAGAAAGAGAAGAAGAAATTTTAATTATAGTAGATTATAGAGAACAAAATTCTATAGTTGTAAAAGAATTGATTAATTTAGGTGCTAAAATAGAATATGCAAATCTTCCAGTGGGAGATTATCTTATATCTGAAGAAATTATAATAGAAAGAAAGACTTTTAATGATTTTATTAATTCTATAATAGATAAACGTTTATTTGAACAAGCTAAATTACTTTCACAATATTATAATAAACCAATTATAATTATTGAAGGAAGAAATCAAATATTTCGTAATATAAGTGAAGAAGCTATAAGAGGGGCAATGATATCAATAATTATAGATTTTAATTTACCAATTTTATGGTCAAGGGATTCTCTTGAAACTGCAAAATTTATAATTACATTAGCTAAAAGAGAGAAAAAAGATGATTTAAGAACAATATTTTTAAAAGATAGAAGAAGAGCAAGAACTCCAGATGAAGAAAGAGAATATATAGTTGCAAGTCTTCCTATGGTTGAATTAGCTACTGCAAAAAGACTTTTATCTTATTTTGGAAGTGTTGAAAAAGTATTTACAGCTAGTGAAAGTGAATTAATGAAAGTTAAAGGAATAGGTCCAAAAAAAGCTAAACGTATTAGAAGTATTATTGCAGGACCTTATGGAGCTAAATCTTCTTCTGACGTAACTTCTCCTTTAAATCAATTAAAGAAGAAATAGTTCTAGCAATTTTGTCCATTTCTTCAGGATCTTTTGCATTTAACATTTTTTCTTTTAATTCTTCTATTTTTTTAGAAATTCCTTCTTCCAATTCAGAAATTTTAAACATTTCTAATAATGCTTTTTCTTCTTCATCTGTTTTAACAAATATTACTTTTCTATTACAACTAGGGCATATTACTTCTCCACCTTTTAATTTAAATAATGGTATTTTACACTCTGGACATACTTCATTTAACATAGTTGCTCCAGCTCTAAGTAATTCTGCACTTTTTTTAATAACTTCATTACGCATTTTTTTCACAAAAATATAAAAATAGGTTAAAAATAATATAAGTTCTTTGATAGAAAATTTTTGGAAGTGATTATATGAGTTCTCAAAAATTAGCTCAAGCAATTGCCATACTCCAAAGAATTGTAGAAGATACAGGAGTGCCTAGGAATATAAGAAGAGCAGCTTCTGAAGCTATAAAAATTCTTCAAAGTAGTACTTATAGTAATGCTGTTAGAGCTTCAAATGCAATAAGTATACTTGAAGAATGTAGTCAAGATCCTAATATGCCTTTATTTGCAAGAACAGCAATTTGGCAAGCAATTAGTATATTAGAACAAGTTACAGATTAATTATTTTTGAATATTCAATCAAGACTTTTCTAATATCTTTTGCATCATATATACTTCTTCCTATAATTGCATGCCAATTTTTTACCATTATTTTAGAACAAATACTTAAATCTCCACCTTGTACTCCAATTCCAGGAAGATAATAAATTGGATTTTTAATCATTGAATCTATAATTTTTTTATAATTAATTAAGACATTTAGATTATTTCCAGGAAGAATAAAATCTTTTACGCCCATTTCTATAGCTATTTTATATATTTCTAAAGGAGCATCATCTTTTAAAAATCCTCCATTACTAGCTAGTAAATCAGGAATAGTCATAATTCCTCCTACAATTGGGATAATACCATGAGAATTTAATTCTTCTATCCAAATTCTTTCTACAGAAGGTCCACTAAAAGGAAAAATTATAGCATAATCTATATTAGAATCTTTTAAAATTTTAGAAAAAATCTTAGCAGTATGTAAAACATCTGTACCTCCTTTTTGATGATCATATATTATTGGTTTTTCTGAAATATTTCTTATTTCTGAAACTATTTTTGAAAGTCCATATTTTAATGCTAAACTAAATCCTATCTTATATCCACCAATAAATTCTAAATCATAAGAATTAGAAACTATTTCTATTAATCTTTCAATATTATCAACATCACATGCAATTATTATACTTTTTTCATTTTTTATTCTTTTAATTTTCCTCTCCTCCATATTCTTTTAAATAATTGAGAATATTCTCCATTTCTTTTTCTGTAATAATTTTATTTTTTAATGCAAAATTAGCTATATCTTTTATATTTACTATGGATTTTACAGGAATTCCATATTTCAATTCAAATTCTTTTGTAGCTTTATATTTTCCATTACTTTTTTCCATTCTATCTACTGCAATTAGAATGAATAATATTTTCACATTATTTATTGAATGAAGTAATTGAATAATATCTTCTTTTGTTTTTCCAGTTGTTATTACATCATCTAAAATTATTACTCTATCTCCACTTTTTACTTCACCTATTATTACTCCTCCTTCTCCATAATTTTTTATTTCTTTTCTGTTAAAAGCAATTCTTTTCGAAATTCCAAATATATTACTTAAAGCTATGGCTGTGGAAATAGCTATGGGAATTCCTTTATAAGATGGTCCAAAAATTACATCAAAATCTATTTTTAATTCCATTATACTTTTAGCATAAAATTCTCCAAGTTTTGCTAAATCTTTTCCTTCTTTTATAGCTCCAATATCTATAAAATAAGGAGAAATTCTACCACTTTTTAATTTAAAATTTCCAAATTTTACAGCTCCTACATCTAAAAGAAATTTAGAAAATTCATTCTTCAAATTAATATCCTCCTCCCACTTGGTGCTCTTTTATATTTACCAAAATCTTTTCCACTTTTTAATATTGAATATTGAAATACAGGTCCATCTACACAAATTCTTAATCCATCCATAGCACAACTTCCACATATACCAACTCCACATTTAGTATATCTTTCAATAGAACAAAATATTTTATTTTCATTAATACTTTTAGCTTCTATTTCACATGCTTTTACAAGCATAATTTC
Encoded proteins:
- a CDS encoding pantoate kinase, producing MNEAESYVPSHITGFFKIHISDNPILTGSTGVGICLSAGLKTFVKIKEGKEKKLFFNDIEIDSEILNTILNKIGINENISIIAKQYSPLPIGYGYGMSGASLFGLTLAINKALGEPLKKDEVGKIAHIIEVERKTGLGDILAQTVGGFVIRTKPGAPNIGEVKNLPYPKEWLVITTPVKKINTSEILKNPRINEIGEECFKEFLKNPIIENFVNISNIFWKNIGLIDEDLIKIMKIYENLGIKYFSFKKGIVYGIIHEEDFQLNNNWTIIEKNGIMLIISRISNRGAF
- the coaBC gene encoding bifunctional phosphopantothenoylcysteine decarboxylase/phosphopantothenate--cysteine ligase CoaBC, which translates into the protein MFYNSKNVHPSKDIMFKKSRILEGKRIALCTCGSVSIIKSIELSRELMRNGAEVFVVMSYSSQELISPKLFEWATGNPVVTEITGKIEHVLLSKNIDLVIIAPASANTIGKIVAGIGDTPVTLLVLSALGLKIPILIIPTMHDSMYNNPIVLENLKKLNSIGIKVFQPEFIEDKAKFPNIEDIVEEVIAILHKKDLLGKSVLITAGPTRSYIDSIRFITNSSSGKMGYAFAKEAYSRGAQVTLISGPTNIPPPKGIRIINIETTEEMLNAVDKCLSEKKYDIIIMAAAPLDFSIENKYEGKISSNSSINIKLKPFPKIIDLAKKKSKDSFIIGFKAEYGLTKEELITKAKEKLIEYGIDLIVANDLSTPITGFGSDTNEVYVIDKFGSIIHLPLSSKRDIASKILDIYVRGSL
- a CDS encoding CDP-2,3-bis-(O-geranylgeranyl)-sn-glycerol synthase; its protein translation is MTIYEIINSSLLIIVPIYIANSVPVLVKGKRPIDFKKLFIDGKRIFGDGKTIEGFLSGLIFGTIAGAIVYNIFYGFILSLGALLGDLFGAFIKRRLGLPRGHPFPLLDQLDFVFGALLLFSLFHQIIIEQVLFIILITPPIHLISNFFAYLLKLKPNPW
- a CDS encoding ATPase domain-containing protein, with protein sequence MYFNNKKLSTGCKELDNIINGGFSAGEVCLIFGERGSGKTTLVFQTIIKAAINGNKSLLIFTEPYVALKRLEEIAKEKWMEINERILISTIKSFQDQELLIDNLELIMEDIKIFAFDSITSYYRLALKERSNENIILNKKLNRELALIKYLTMKRNLFTILTSDITSPPGKLQYQPIAAKILTYWCDKILKIEKLLGNKRIIYLEKPYSNLSCIVRIEEEGIIDNI
- a CDS encoding UbiD family decarboxylase produces the protein MSLREFLKEENDIIIFEEELSPKHEISSIMSKYDGGPILFFKKIKGSSIPIVSGICGNRERILKSINANKYNYYDKIINAINNPLKPKVVNTDFEIEEDDISSLPILTHYEKDAGPYITSGIVIAKSKNGFQNASIHRLLVLDKKHMAIRIVPRHLYAIYQEARERGEDLKVAIVIGVHPAILIGVNTSPKFGVDELWVANSLLKGELKLTECKNSDLLVPADAEIIIEGVIKKDEFVDEGPFVDITGTYDIIRKQPVIEVSKVLRRRDSIYHAILPGGSEHKLLMGMPKEAKMYEAISKIIPEVKGVRLTIGGCCWFHAIISIKKQSEGDGKNAIMAAFGSNPSLKLAIVVDEDIDIDNIHEVEWAIATRFQADEDLIIIKNARGSSLDPSSDQEKLITCKMGIDATIPWNKPREKFEKARC
- a CDS encoding aconitase X catalytic domain-containing protein, whose protein sequence is MYLTKEEEKMLNGEYGEAIKKAMELLVGLGEVFGAEKMIPIESAQISGVSYNNIGDAGLEFLEEFAKLGAKVRVKSTLNPCGMDIEKWREMGIDENYYEKQMRIIRAFEKMNVEITCTCTPYLVGNLPKEGSNIAWSESSAVVFANSVLGAKTNREGGPSALASAIVGRTPLYGLHLDENRIPNVIVKLEFKPMTSYEFSLLGYTIGKIIPSEIPYFINIGEPDLDRLKIMGAALAASGGIAIFHFKKRIKKLNKIEKITIDKKELKRIEEEISYNGEPDLFCIGCPHCSPNELKELAKAIKGKKVKKNYGFWIWTSKKVYEKCLKYVKILENAGCKVFRDTCMVVYPLQLSGYNHMACNSFKAIHYVPSTSGVKASPMELHLMLERGIE
- a CDS encoding DUF126 domain-containing protein; the encoded protein is MMEIILKGRAISKFYGEGFALVSNKPISFFGGIDKNGIIKERNHDLYGMDITGKILVFPRGKGSTVGSYIIYQLKKNGHAPAGIINIETEPIIAIGCIIAEIPLIDKLEVNPITNIKTGDYVIIDGKNGFVKIRR
- a CDS encoding HD domain-containing protein, with the translated sequence MNKAWGMIKDPVHGFVHIYKIEKDVIDTLPLQRLRRIKQLVFVDLVYPGANHTRFEHSIGVMHLAGMVCKALPIDINNEEIQMIRLSALFHDLGHGPFSHTFESILIKKLNKTHEDLTPWIIKGTELKDILESYGFSVEDIAELSIGKWKKGRKFFNQIISSAIDVDKMDFLVRDTHHTGAEYGKVDIHRLIYTMNVIDDNLLIDSSAIPTLEAFLIARLESFKAIYFHKTARAAQILLVKALEAADEELGICSFKSPEEYVKMDDYSIWYLLKQCNKSSKIMEAIEKRQLLKCSYERELKVEDKTLASLINLESIRKRLEEEIANIAGISNEEVFIDTPTLPSIPYKHALDFDPMEIPILDIEENKKRVLKATEISKTIEVLRGFLNIVRVYTYPQYREKVREAAEKVLGGIPNSARVSY
- the tmk gene encoding dTMP kinase, whose amino-acid sequence is MKGFFITIDGIDGAGGSTQVKMLVNKLNELGYSAIETKEPNPEGPIEPIIRELIKEPLLSPELEALLFAADRIYHVEKFIKPWLMEGKIIVSDRYLESSIAYQTSQGLEEDWILLINRGVIKPDLSIILDINPEISLKRKIIKDRYENVEFLNKVRRKFLERAHKMGYKIVNAEKSILEVHEEILKIVIEALNKKL
- a CDS encoding ERCC4 domain-containing protein; translation: MQSILPNFINKKEREEEILIIVDYREQNSIVVKELINLGAKIEYANLPVGDYLISEEIIIERKTFNDFINSIIDKRLFEQAKLLSQYYNKPIIIIEGRNQIFRNISEEAIRGAMISIIIDFNLPILWSRDSLETAKFIITLAKREKKDDLRTIFLKDRRRARTPDEEREYIVASLPMVELATAKRLLSYFGSVEKVFTASESELMKVKGIGPKKAKRIRSIIAGPYGAKSSSDVTSPLNQLKKK
- a CDS encoding Sjogren's syndrome/scleroderma autoantigen 1 family protein, producing MRNEVIKKSAELLRAGATMLNEVCPECKIPLFKLKGGEVICPSCNRKVIFVKTDEEEKALLEMFKISELEEGISKKIEELKEKMLNAKDPEEMDKIARTISSLIDLKEKLRQKKI